Proteins encoded in a region of the Quercus lobata isolate SW786 chromosome 8, ValleyOak3.0 Primary Assembly, whole genome shotgun sequence genome:
- the LOC115957907 gene encoding ethylene-responsive transcription factor ERF025-like, protein MAKNPNVRRNNPFRTSNVRREETTLNSNTTATISTSITTATSPISVSEGFSDQPGSSSSSTTAKQKRFRGARSRSGKWVSEIRQPRKATRIWLGTYPTRDMAATAYDVAALALKGPDTVLNFPDLILWYPIPLSSSPVDIRAAAASAAEKMMERSSESGHEATHLRSTEDEYFIDEEELLNMPSLLVNMAEGMLLTPPRIQTKSSSDESGGDGDGLWSYSY, encoded by the coding sequence CTCTAATGTGCGCCGGGAGGAAACAACCCTGAACAGTAATACCACAGCAACAATATCTACTTCAATCACCACCGCCACGTCACCGATATCTGTATCGGAAGGGTTTTCGGATCAACCCGGATCGTCGTCCAGTAGTACTACTGCTAAGCAAAAGAGGTTTCGGGGCGCTCGGAGTCGGAGCGGCAAATGGGTATCCGAGATACGCCAGCCACGTAAAGCCACGCGCATTTGGCTCGGCACGTACCCGACGCGGGACATGGCGGCGACGGCATACGACGTGGCGGCTTTGGCTCTGAAGGGGCCCGATACGGTGTTAAACTTCCCGGACCTGATTCTTTGGTACCCGATACCGCTTTCGTCGTCGCCTGTTGACATACGCGCCGCTGCGGCGAGTGCTGCTGAGAAGATGATGGAAAGATCCTCGGAGAGCGGTCACGAAGCGACACATCTTAGAAGCACTGAGGATGAGTACTTCATTGACGAAGAAGAGTTGTTGAATATGCCGAGTTTGCTGGTGAATATGGCCGAAGGGATGCTCTTAACTCCGCCTAGAATTCAGACAAAGTCGTCTTCTGATGAATCTGGTGGTGATGGAGATGGGTTATGGAGTTACTCCTATTAA